A genomic stretch from Homalodisca vitripennis isolate AUS2020 unplaced genomic scaffold, UT_GWSS_2.1 ScUCBcl_496;HRSCAF=2622, whole genome shotgun sequence includes:
- the LOC124370767 gene encoding uncharacterized protein LOC124370767, which translates to MASSLDKLAKNLSPNQFRHTSNIYQGEQRELLVKKGVYPYDYMDSIEKFERCSLPNQEDFYNKLNDAYVKPEDYRHAVNAWNTFNIENMKDYTLLYNQTDVLLLADIMENFRDVCMQTYQLDPAWYYTAPGLAWSAMLKTTGIKLDLLSDYNMILMIGKGIRGGVSQCSNRYAAANNPYMEDFDEDQPTSYLTYLDANNLYGWSMSEYMPYKNFKWCKTDIDVPDDAPTGYILEVDLVYPEQLHDLHSDLPLAPERRVPPGSKEEKLLTTLLEKEKYVVHYRNLKQYLSLGMKLKKVHRVISFSQSAWLKPYIDLNTEMRKQARNEFEKDFFKLMNNSVFGKTMENIRNRVDIRLATKDKQVDKWTAQPNFKSRTIFTEQLAAVHMSKTKLMFNKAIYVGMSILDVSKTLMYDFHYNVIKRRYGHKAQLQYTDTDSLTYQIQTTDLYKDIKDMIDLFDTSDYPQPNRYNMPRVNKKVLGR; encoded by the coding sequence ATGGCAAGCAGTCTAGACAAGTTGGCCAAAAACCTGTCTCCCAATCAGTTCAGACACACTTCCAATATCTACCAAGGTGAACAACGAGAGCTGTTGGTGAAAAAAGGTGTTTATCCCTACGATTACATGGACAGCATTGAGAAGTTTGAACGTTGTTCGCTTCCAAACCAAGAAGATTTCTACAACAAGCTAAACGACGCTTACGTAAAGCCCGAAGACTACCGACATGCGGTCAACGCTTGGAATACGTTCAACATAGAGAACATGAAAGACTACACACTGTTGTACAACCAAACGGACGTGCTCTTGCTGGCGGACATTATGGAGAACTTTCGCGACGTTTGCATGCAGACGTACCAGCTCGACCCTGCTTGGTACTACACGGCTCCCGGACTCGCGTGGAGTGCGATGCTCAAGACCACCGGCATAAAACTCGACCTTCTCAGTGACTACAACATGATCCTAATGATCGGCAAGGGCATTCGTGGCGGAGTGTCACAGTGCTCTAACCGGTACGCCGCAGCAAACAACCCTTATATGGAAGATTTCGATGAGGACCAGCCGACTTCCTACCTGACCTACTTGGACGCCAATAATCTGTACGGCTGGTCCATGAGTGAGTACATGCCGTATAAGAACTTCAAGTGGTGCAAAACCGACATTGACGTTCCGGATGACGCACCAACTGGCTACATTCTAGAAGTCGACTTGGTGTATCCCGAACAATTACATGACCTCCACTCCGACTTGCCTCTTGCACCGGAACGTCGAGTACCGCCGGGATCGAAAGAAGAGAAACTTCTCACCACACTGCTAGAGAAGGAAAAATATGTTGTCCACTACAGGAATCTAAAACAGTATCTATCACTCGGCATGAAACTTAAGAAAGTCCACAGAGTTATAAGCTTCAGTCAATCAGCCTGGCTCAAGCCCTACATCGACTTGAACACTGAGATGCGTAAGCAAGCCAGGAACGAGTTTGAGAAAGATTTCTTCAAGCTCATGAATAACAGCGTTTTCGGTAAGACAATGGAGAACATCCGGAACAGAGTGGACATCCGACTGGCTACGAAAGACAAACAAGTCGACAAGTGGACTGCTCAACCAAACTTTAAGAGCAGGACGATATTCACCGAACAGTTGGCAGCCGTTCACATGTCAAAAACGAAATTGATGTTCAATAAAGCAATCTACGTCGGCATGAGCATTCTGGACGTGTCGAAAACGCTGATGTACGACTTCCACTACAACGTCATCAAGAGGCGGTACGGTCACAAAGCCCAACTTCAATATACAGACACCGACTCGCTAACGTACCAAATCCAGACGACCGACTTGTACAAAGACATCAAAGACATGATCGATCTGTTCGACACCAGCGACTACCCTCAGCCCAACCGTTACAACATGCCTCGAGTCAACAAAAAGGTACTAGGAAGATGA